The following are from one region of the Eubacterium sp. MSJ-33 genome:
- a CDS encoding sensor histidine kinase — protein sequence MTVRGYLKDRIGFVAAVVCIMVVFKLLGFACKARMDFIWVMEGIIFVTSLCAFGADYRKRSHFYRELQGILDGLDQKYLITEMMVQPDFEEGKIWMDVLYDTGKSMRDKLNDTEDSLRDFKEYLELWIHEIKIPIAALNLMNYNGSQDLKKQKAQLARINGFVEQILFYARADAAEKDYLLTACNLDAAINQVLQQQKDLLIGNKIRIEKNDTNHSVVTDSKWLAFMLGQIVNNSIKYRDPGKQSCISFAAEDMADKTVLRIRDNGIGIAQQDIDRVFDKTFTGENGRRGNASTGMGLYICKQLCNKLGHSIAITSVYGEYTEVEIVFGKETFLTRE from the coding sequence ATGACAGTTCGAGGTTATCTAAAAGACAGAATCGGCTTTGTTGCTGCGGTGGTATGTATCATGGTAGTATTCAAGCTGTTAGGGTTTGCCTGCAAAGCACGGATGGATTTTATCTGGGTGATGGAGGGAATTATTTTTGTAACGTCACTGTGTGCCTTCGGTGCGGATTACCGGAAGCGGAGCCATTTCTACCGGGAGCTGCAGGGAATCCTTGACGGTCTGGATCAGAAATATCTGATCACAGAGATGATGGTACAACCGGATTTCGAGGAAGGCAAAATCTGGATGGATGTTCTGTATGACACCGGGAAGTCCATGCGGGATAAGTTAAATGACACCGAGGATTCCCTACGGGATTTCAAGGAATATTTAGAACTTTGGATCCACGAGATCAAGATTCCGATTGCGGCATTAAATCTCATGAATTATAATGGCAGTCAGGATCTGAAGAAACAGAAGGCGCAGCTTGCCCGTATCAACGGATTTGTTGAGCAGATTCTATTTTATGCACGTGCAGATGCAGCAGAGAAGGATTATCTGCTCACCGCGTGCAATCTGGATGCTGCCATCAATCAGGTGTTACAGCAGCAGAAGGATCTGCTGATCGGGAATAAAATACGAATTGAGAAAAACGATACAAACCATTCCGTTGTCACGGATTCCAAGTGGCTTGCATTTATGCTTGGTCAGATCGTGAACAACAGTATCAAATACCGGGATCCTGGAAAGCAATCGTGTATTTCTTTTGCGGCAGAGGATATGGCAGATAAGACGGTTCTTAGAATCCGTGATAATGGCATCGGTATAGCACAACAGGATATCGACCGGGTGTTTGACAAGACCTTTACCGGGGAGAACGGACGGCGTGGAAATGCTTCTACCGGAATGGGTTTGTATATATGTAAACAGCTTTGCAATAAGCTTGGACATTCGATTGCGATTACGTCCGTGTATGGGGAGTATACCGAGGTGGAGATTGTCTTTGGCAAAGAGACATTCCTGACGAGAGAGTAG
- a CDS encoding SGNH/GDSL hydrolase family protein — translation MQASKDMDIQKKDISENTDPERKKSGTHKIWFRAAAFAMVVLLLLVAAGKLCDPIRLGLQDSVSERERYLLHLLSEPEDMVDVAILGDSESYTLLSTYQLWKDEGIASYIGGQSGQWIGESYFSLKKILKRQSPKVVILETNEFFSRGDASVIRDAAKSAQELAQQMFPIFKYHRFWKMEPADPKLQTTIFNGFELRVAVAPYTGGAYMHATAEKTPVTFITRYYLEAIKDLCDTHGSKMLLVTAPSPVNHTMQRHNAVQELADKLGVPYLDLNLNTEELGIDWNLDTLDGGDHINYNGCRKVTVYLQQYLQAHYTLPDRRKDARYEAWNKRVSELEKLIPQT, via the coding sequence ATGCAGGCTTCTAAAGATATGGATATACAAAAGAAAGATATTTCGGAAAATACGGATCCTGAAAGAAAAAAATCCGGGACACATAAGATATGGTTTCGGGCAGCCGCATTTGCAATGGTGGTTTTGCTGCTTCTTGTAGCAGCCGGGAAGCTGTGCGATCCGATCCGACTTGGTTTACAGGATTCGGTTTCCGAGCGGGAACGGTATCTGCTGCATCTGCTGTCCGAACCGGAAGATATGGTCGATGTGGCAATCCTTGGTGACAGCGAGAGCTATACGTTACTGTCCACATATCAGTTATGGAAGGATGAGGGGATTGCGTCTTATATCGGCGGACAGTCCGGACAATGGATCGGGGAAAGTTATTTCTCGCTTAAGAAGATTTTGAAACGGCAGTCCCCGAAGGTGGTAATCTTAGAGACAAATGAGTTTTTCTCCCGAGGAGATGCAAGTGTGATACGGGATGCGGCAAAATCCGCGCAGGAGCTTGCGCAGCAGATGTTCCCAATCTTCAAATACCATCGGTTCTGGAAGATGGAACCTGCCGATCCGAAACTGCAGACAACGATTTTCAATGGATTTGAGTTGCGGGTAGCCGTGGCACCATATACCGGCGGCGCCTACATGCATGCGACGGCTGAGAAAACACCGGTGACATTCATCACGCGGTATTATCTGGAGGCAATCAAAGACCTGTGCGATACGCATGGATCGAAGATGCTTTTGGTGACGGCACCATCTCCGGTCAATCATACGATGCAACGGCACAATGCGGTGCAGGAACTCGCGGATAAACTGGGGGTTCCATATCTTGATCTGAATCTGAATACCGAAGAACTCGGAATAGACTGGAACTTAGATACGCTCGATGGCGGAGATCATATTAATTATAATGGATGCCGGAAGGTAACGGTGTATCTGCAGCAGTATCTGCAGGCGCATTATACTTTGCCGGATCGTCGGAAAGATGCCCGGTATGAGGCATGGAACAAGCGGGTGTCAGAGTTAGAAAAACTCATTCCGCAAACTTAA
- a CDS encoding acyl carrier protein, with product MEELLEILEGIAPGEDFENCTTLIDDHILDSFAILSLVSEIEDTFDVEVSPAELIPANFNSAKSLWEMICRLKEA from the coding sequence ATGGAAGAATTATTAGAGATTTTGGAAGGTATTGCACCGGGAGAGGATTTTGAGAACTGTACGACATTAATTGACGATCATATCTTAGATTCCTTTGCCATTTTATCACTCGTGTCAGAGATTGAGGATACTTTTGATGTTGAGGTATCACCGGCAGAACTGATTCCGGCGAACTTTAATTCAGCAAAGAGTCTGTGGGAGATGATCTGTAGATTGAAGGAGGCGTAG
- the nadA gene encoding quinolinate synthase NadA, with the protein MNEQMKERIKELQKEKDVVILAHYYVDGEVQEIADYVGDSYYLAKVATTVEQQNILFCGVSFMGESAKLLNAKKHVYMADDGADCPMAHMAEVEKIEEVRKEYPDVAVVCYVNSTAELKAHSDVCVTSSNALKIVKALPNKDIYFIPDYNLAHFIAEQVPEKHFIFNDGFCHVHKSIHSEDVKKAKELHPDALVLAHPECTSDTLALADFIGSTSQIIDYATASDSKKFLICTEMGVFYELMQKNPDKKFFSVGHRQFCPNMKKVSLDKVLEKLEDLKDEVILPEEMCEQAKKPLDEMLRLAQ; encoded by the coding sequence ATGAACGAACAAATGAAAGAGAGAATCAAGGAATTACAGAAAGAAAAGGATGTCGTAATCTTAGCACATTATTATGTGGATGGCGAGGTGCAGGAAATCGCAGATTATGTCGGAGATTCGTATTATCTTGCAAAGGTTGCAACTACAGTAGAACAACAGAATATTTTATTTTGTGGCGTTTCCTTTATGGGGGAGAGCGCGAAGCTTTTGAACGCGAAAAAGCATGTCTATATGGCAGATGATGGAGCGGATTGCCCGATGGCGCATATGGCGGAAGTCGAGAAGATCGAGGAAGTGCGGAAAGAATATCCGGATGTGGCGGTTGTCTGCTATGTCAATTCGACCGCAGAATTGAAAGCCCACTCGGATGTCTGTGTGACATCGTCGAATGCATTGAAGATTGTCAAGGCGCTTCCGAATAAAGATATCTATTTTATACCGGATTACAATCTGGCGCATTTTATAGCGGAACAGGTACCGGAGAAGCATTTTATCTTCAACGACGGGTTCTGCCATGTACATAAGAGTATTCACAGTGAGGATGTGAAGAAGGCGAAGGAATTACATCCGGATGCACTGGTATTGGCACACCCGGAATGTACAAGTGATACATTAGCACTTGCAGATTTTATTGGAAGTACGTCCCAGATTATTGATTATGCAACTGCATCAGACAGTAAGAAATTCCTGATCTGTACAGAAATGGGCGTGTTCTATGAACTGATGCAGAAAAATCCGGATAAGAAATTCTTCTCTGTCGGACACAGACAGTTCTGCCCGAATATGAAGAAGGTCAGTCTGGACAAGGTGCTCGAGAAGCTTGAAGATCTGAAGGATGAAGTGATTCTTCCGGAGGAGATGTGTGAACAGGCGAAAAAACCGCTTGATGAGATGCTCCGCCTGGCACAGTAG
- a CDS encoding DUF3877 family protein has translation MTLEKHVIDTVKEWQTKIGTDDAGVRLYYPKVSVCGYLKLPVEEDSEKICREAEAYFEKNVPQLGHVEVTEKADRFCVFVSPEGCDYINREIPVSDFLEGFLKILKTQDMQQVRAYFEAFAKAHGTTVCEEDDEEDLGTVLSFADKNVEPYLYCVTDDQFGITYHRFTKDDFDTI, from the coding sequence ATGACCTTAGAGAAACATGTAATTGATACAGTGAAAGAATGGCAGACGAAGATTGGCACGGATGATGCGGGCGTGCGCCTCTATTATCCGAAAGTGTCCGTGTGTGGGTATTTGAAACTTCCGGTAGAGGAGGATTCAGAGAAGATCTGCCGGGAGGCAGAGGCATATTTTGAAAAGAATGTACCGCAGCTTGGGCATGTGGAAGTAACGGAAAAAGCAGATCGTTTTTGCGTGTTTGTCAGTCCGGAGGGCTGTGATTATATTAACCGGGAGATTCCGGTTTCTGATTTTTTAGAGGGATTTCTGAAGATACTCAAGACACAGGATATGCAACAGGTACGGGCGTATTTTGAGGCATTTGCGAAAGCACACGGAACGACCGTCTGTGAAGAAGATGATGAGGAAGATCTGGGAACGGTACTCTCTTTTGCGGATAAGAATGTGGAGCCTTATCTGTACTGTGTGACAGATGATCAGTTTGGAATCACCTATCACCGATTCACAAAGGATGATTTCGATACAATTTAA
- a CDS encoding amino acid adenylation domain-containing protein, giving the protein MKNVLEYLEQSAQKYPDKIAVKDTACAYTYEQLQKKARYIGSRLAKHTIPKHPVCVFADKSADTLAVFFGIVYAGCFYTLIDPSFPEARIQSMLSVLEPDVIVDGSSAPEKLAACGCMERVIRMETLVHGLKFECTNSEDTDNVAQTGADGITGCVNQQKELYAVDEIDSGETGYADPQAELSEIENARLQEIRESMIDTDPLYCNFTSGSTGTPKGVLVAHRSVIEFIDQFTEIFDITKADVIGNQAPFDFDVSVKDIYSAMKVGATLVVIPKAYFMFPNSVVDMLDENHVTTLIWAVSALCLLNRLHGLKHKVPADINKILFSGEAMPIRQLHAWQSCYPDATFVNLYGPTEITCNCTYHILEREYTEEEKLPIGIPFPNERVFLLDEDDQLIEPGSVGKIGELCVAGTTLALGYYRNAAATAKAFVANPLNPDYPETIYRTGDLASYGGDGLLYFAGRKDFQIKHMGHRIELEEIEHALAAIPEIEGAACFYDREKNKVVACYIGIDDKKYLITAMKKKVPDYMVPNVFCKVDMLPLNKNGKTDKKLLEAQYKEGAFA; this is encoded by the coding sequence ATGAAAAATGTATTAGAGTATCTGGAACAAAGTGCACAGAAATATCCGGACAAGATTGCAGTGAAGGATACAGCCTGTGCCTATACATATGAACAATTACAGAAGAAAGCAAGATACATTGGCAGCCGTCTGGCAAAGCATACAATACCGAAGCATCCGGTCTGTGTATTTGCGGATAAGAGCGCGGATACGCTGGCGGTATTTTTCGGAATTGTCTATGCGGGCTGCTTCTATACGCTGATAGATCCATCGTTCCCGGAAGCACGTATCCAATCGATGCTTTCGGTGTTAGAGCCGGATGTAATTGTGGACGGAAGCAGTGCACCGGAGAAGCTTGCTGCATGTGGCTGTATGGAGCGGGTGATCCGGATGGAGACACTGGTACACGGGCTGAAATTTGAATGTACAAATTCAGAAGATACAGACAATGTGGCGCAGACCGGCGCAGATGGAATAACAGGATGTGTGAATCAGCAGAAGGAATTGTATGCGGTAGATGAAATTGATTCCGGTGAAACCGGATATGCAGATCCGCAGGCGGAATTATCGGAAATAGAAAATGCCCGGCTGCAGGAAATCCGGGAATCCATGATTGATACCGATCCGCTCTATTGTAATTTTACTTCCGGATCGACCGGAACGCCGAAAGGCGTACTTGTGGCACATCGGTCGGTGATTGAATTTATCGATCAGTTTACGGAGATTTTCGATATTACCAAAGCCGATGTGATCGGCAATCAGGCACCGTTTGATTTCGACGTATCGGTCAAGGATATCTACAGTGCGATGAAGGTGGGTGCAACCTTGGTTGTGATTCCGAAAGCATATTTTATGTTTCCGAATTCGGTTGTGGACATGCTTGATGAGAATCATGTCACAACATTGATCTGGGCGGTATCGGCACTCTGCCTGTTAAACCGGCTGCATGGACTAAAGCATAAGGTGCCGGCAGATATCAACAAGATTTTATTCAGCGGAGAGGCGATGCCGATCCGGCAGCTTCACGCATGGCAAAGTTGCTATCCGGATGCGACGTTTGTGAATCTCTATGGACCGACGGAGATCACCTGTAACTGTACCTATCATATTCTGGAACGCGAATATACCGAGGAGGAGAAGCTTCCGATCGGAATTCCATTTCCGAACGAACGAGTATTTCTGCTTGACGAGGACGATCAACTGATCGAACCGGGAAGCGTTGGCAAGATTGGAGAGCTTTGCGTGGCAGGTACGACACTTGCCCTCGGATATTACAGAAATGCAGCGGCAACGGCGAAGGCATTTGTGGCAAATCCGCTTAATCCCGATTACCCGGAGACGATCTACCGGACGGGAGACCTGGCAAGCTATGGAGGGGACGGACTGCTTTATTTTGCGGGTCGGAAAGATTTTCAGATCAAACATATGGGACACCGGATCGAGTTAGAAGAGATAGAACATGCACTTGCCGCAATCCCGGAGATCGAGGGTGCCGCGTGTTTTTACGACCGGGAGAAGAACAAGGTTGTTGCCTGCTACATCGGAATTGATGATAAGAAATATCTGATTACTGCGATGAAGAAGAAGGTGCCGGATTACATGGTGCCGAATGTATTTTGCAAGGTGGACATGCTGCCGCTTAATAAGAACGGCAAGACTGATAAGAAGCTGTTGGAAGCACAGTATAAGGAAGGAGCGTTTGCATGA
- a CDS encoding alanine racemase, producing MNTEELRIAASTYGTPTYIFDVREVEARIRLLRSLLPEDTGLCFAVKANPFLIPYVADMVDRLEVCSPGEYEICIQEQIAPEKIVVSGVNKTYESMKRILSYSKGAGIYTIESEEHAKILRTLAEKNQMPLSVLIRLSSGNQFGVDAETFIRLAKEVQESPYLTLAGVHYYAGTQKRQSKLEKEMDALAVFAETFESETGMKLSELEYGAGMKVSYFVNDSEKDQRESEPEPQIQTLAEKLRTCDAYGKKTIELGRFLVSMSGYYLTRVMDVKRTAKPGFVILDGGIHQINYYGWMMGMKQPEIKVLAEKDGDDCILSEHGGADGKSECSLPENSDAGEMFHLCGSLCTVNDVLARDVTLHNPEKGDVFCFKRCGAYAATEGMAMFLSRELPQVLICGTDGKIEKLRDQVETYPFHGCGNRNRM from the coding sequence ATGAATACAGAAGAATTAAGAATTGCTGCATCGACATATGGAACGCCGACCTATATCTTCGATGTGCGGGAAGTGGAAGCGCGAATCCGGTTGCTTCGCAGTCTGCTGCCGGAGGATACCGGACTTTGCTTTGCGGTAAAAGCGAATCCATTTCTGATTCCGTATGTGGCAGACATGGTTGACCGGCTGGAGGTCTGCTCCCCGGGCGAATATGAGATCTGCATACAGGAACAGATCGCACCGGAGAAGATTGTGGTATCCGGGGTTAACAAGACCTATGAATCCATGAAACGCATCTTGTCTTACAGCAAGGGTGCCGGAATCTACACAATCGAATCGGAAGAACATGCGAAGATCCTGCGGACACTCGCAGAGAAAAATCAGATGCCGCTCTCGGTGCTTATCCGGCTTTCAAGTGGCAATCAGTTCGGTGTTGATGCGGAGACATTTATCCGGCTGGCAAAGGAGGTACAGGAAAGTCCATATCTGACACTGGCTGGCGTTCATTATTATGCTGGGACTCAGAAGAGGCAGAGTAAACTGGAGAAGGAGATGGATGCCTTAGCCGTATTTGCAGAGACGTTCGAATCTGAGACCGGAATGAAGCTTTCGGAGCTTGAATACGGAGCAGGCATGAAGGTTTCTTATTTCGTAAATGACAGCGAGAAGGATCAACGGGAAAGCGAGCCGGAGCCGCAGATACAGACACTTGCCGAGAAGCTTCGGACATGTGACGCCTACGGCAAAAAGACAATCGAGCTTGGACGGTTCCTTGTGTCGATGAGTGGTTATTACCTGACGCGTGTGATGGATGTCAAGCGGACGGCAAAGCCGGGATTTGTGATCTTAGATGGCGGAATCCACCAGATCAACTACTATGGGTGGATGATGGGAATGAAGCAGCCGGAGATTAAAGTGCTTGCAGAAAAAGATGGTGATGACTGTATCCTGTCGGAGCACGGTGGAGCGGACGGAAAGAGTGAGTGCAGCCTGCCGGAAAATAGCGATGCCGGAGAGATGTTTCATCTGTGTGGGTCGCTTTGCACCGTCAATGATGTGCTGGCGCGGGATGTCACTTTGCACAATCCCGAAAAGGGCGATGTGTTCTGCTTCAAACGATGTGGCGCTTATGCGGCGACCGAGGGTATGGCAATGTTTTTGAGCCGGGAACTGCCTCAGGTTTTGATCTGCGGGACAGACGGAAAAATCGAAAAGCTGCGTGACCAGGTGGAGACGTATCCGTTTCATGGCTGCGGAAACCGGAACCGAATGTGA
- a CDS encoding response regulator transcription factor, with protein MKRILIVEDDMALAQELQYLLISNQYDAQCVGEFNDVAGQILASQADMVLLDINLPGIDGQSVLRELRKTSDIPVIMVTSKNTEMDEVISMSFGADDFIAKPYNPSILLLHIEAVFKRLGKLDTDKGLTYKNLTLDMARGILCVGDNNVELTKNEAGILSYLLKHQNTIVTRDELISYLWDSEAFVDDNTLTVNMNRVRKKLSDLGVADAIRTKRGQGYILE; from the coding sequence ATGAAACGTATTTTAATTGTGGAAGATGATATGGCACTGGCACAGGAATTGCAGTATCTTCTGATCTCGAATCAGTATGATGCACAGTGTGTCGGAGAATTTAACGATGTTGCCGGACAGATCCTTGCTTCGCAGGCGGATATGGTATTGCTCGATATCAACCTTCCGGGGATAGATGGACAGAGCGTGCTGCGGGAATTGCGTAAGACATCGGATATTCCGGTTATTATGGTGACAAGTAAAAACACAGAGATGGACGAAGTAATATCAATGAGCTTCGGTGCGGATGATTTTATTGCGAAGCCATACAATCCGTCTATTCTGCTGCTTCATATCGAGGCGGTATTCAAGCGCCTTGGAAAGCTGGACACGGACAAAGGACTCACCTATAAGAATCTGACACTCGATATGGCTCGCGGCATCTTATGTGTCGGAGATAACAACGTGGAGCTTACGAAGAATGAGGCGGGGATTTTATCCTATCTGCTAAAACATCAGAATACGATTGTGACGCGGGATGAGCTGATCAGCTATCTGTGGGATTCGGAAGCATTTGTGGATGATAACACGCTGACGGTGAATATGAACCGTGTGCGGAAAAAACTCTCCGATCTTGGTGTGGCGGATGCAATCCGGACAAAACGTGGACAGGGGTATATTTTGGAATGA
- a CDS encoding MBOAT family O-acyltransferase yields MAYHLLTYSLIFLPVVIVLYQLSPARFRFLVLLAADYTFFCMISGKLLVWLLLATLVTYGTGRWLAIIPVKHSDLRGKALTRKKRGVLAVGIVLILGALVTLKYLRIFGVTLAAPIGISYYSLQAISYMTDVYRGTQESCKNPFKVALFLSFFPQIMEGPISRFSETAEALYGGRSIQFENLVFGYQRIIWGLFKKMVIADRLAPLVSKVFSSYNNFDGAAILVGVLAYTMQLYMEFSGCMDIIMGSGEIFGVSLPENFRQPFFAKNAGDFWRRWHITLGTWLKDYVFYPISLAKPVKNLAKKIKKKAGFSISKFVAPTIALFFVWLSNGIWHGPHMNYIFYGMYYFVLIVIENLTEEPCRKLVEHFRIDTESVGFRIFRFLKMFIIVNIGEMFFRADTVATGFRMLHGIVTDFHITALAESNFGVDMPDLILASVSILLVFVVDIIHEKGISIRRKVAECRLPVRWSFWYAVILLVVVFGAYGSGYTIVDMIYAAY; encoded by the coding sequence ATGGCGTATCATCTGCTTACATACAGTTTAATATTTTTGCCGGTTGTGATTGTATTGTATCAATTAAGTCCGGCACGGTTCCGCTTTTTGGTGCTGCTGGCAGCGGATTATACATTTTTCTGTATGATAAGCGGTAAGCTTCTTGTCTGGCTGCTTCTGGCAACGCTTGTGACATACGGAACCGGAAGATGGCTTGCGATAATTCCTGTAAAGCATAGTGACTTGCGTGGGAAAGCACTTACGCGGAAGAAACGCGGCGTGCTGGCAGTCGGGATTGTGCTGATCTTAGGGGCACTTGTGACACTCAAATACCTGCGGATATTTGGTGTGACACTTGCAGCACCGATTGGTATTTCCTATTACAGTTTACAGGCAATTTCCTATATGACAGATGTCTATCGTGGCACCCAGGAGTCCTGTAAGAATCCGTTTAAGGTGGCACTATTCTTAAGCTTCTTCCCACAGATTATGGAAGGCCCGATCAGCCGCTTTTCTGAGACTGCAGAGGCCTTGTATGGCGGAAGAAGCATTCAGTTTGAGAATCTGGTCTTTGGGTACCAGCGGATTATCTGGGGATTGTTTAAGAAGATGGTGATTGCAGACCGGCTGGCACCACTTGTATCAAAGGTATTCAGCAGCTACAATAATTTTGACGGTGCGGCAATCCTTGTCGGTGTGCTTGCGTATACGATGCAGCTTTATATGGAATTTTCCGGATGTATGGATATCATTATGGGAAGCGGCGAGATTTTCGGTGTATCATTGCCGGAGAATTTCCGTCAGCCGTTCTTCGCAAAGAATGCGGGGGATTTCTGGCGCAGATGGCATATTACGCTTGGCACATGGCTGAAGGATTATGTGTTTTATCCAATCTCGCTTGCAAAACCGGTCAAGAATCTTGCAAAGAAGATTAAGAAGAAAGCCGGATTTTCAATCAGTAAATTCGTGGCGCCGACGATTGCGTTATTCTTCGTCTGGCTGTCAAATGGCATCTGGCACGGACCGCATATGAATTATATCTTTTATGGTATGTATTATTTTGTGCTGATCGTGATTGAGAATCTGACCGAGGAACCATGTAGGAAGCTTGTGGAACATTTCAGGATTGATACAGAAAGTGTCGGATTCAGGATATTCCGGTTTTTGAAAATGTTTATAATTGTGAACATCGGTGAGATGTTCTTCCGTGCCGATACCGTTGCAACCGGATTCCGGATGCTGCACGGAATCGTAACAGATTTCCATATCACCGCACTTGCGGAGTCAAATTTTGGTGTAGATATGCCGGATCTCATTCTGGCATCTGTAAGTATCCTGCTCGTATTCGTGGTGGATATTATTCACGAGAAGGGGATTTCAATCCGGAGAAAGGTGGCGGAATGCAGGCTGCCGGTCCGGTGGAGTTTCTGGTATGCGGTTATACTTCTTGTCGTTGTATTTGGCGCATATGGCAGCGGATATACGATTGTGGATATGATATATGCGGCGTACTGA
- a CDS encoding MBOAT family O-acyltransferase, whose product MAYHESVYFLVFLPVVLIGYQLAPKRVRFGVLLFFSYCFYFLFSHRLILFLAGATGITYIVGRLAATGEKKRRKAILTIGVWLLLGMLLVMKYSGFFAENLNLLFGAAQSSLRLPVRRFLLPLGISFYTLSAIGYMADVYWKKIEPERNIAKLALFLSFFPIIMEGPICMYSDTADALTKGEDIRSENLVRGYMRIGWGLIKKVVIADRLYVAVQTLFDGYASYHGVMIVVAAVSYTVQLYMEFSGCMDIVIGSAECFGVTLPENFAQPFVSKNASEFWRRWHISLGRWFKTYIFYPVSMSKLTRKWNRFAKKHTSKYVKLMVASAIALFPVWVCNGLWHGANWSYLFYGMYYFVVIMIELMLEPAMKKLGEAWKITEATTWWNVLRILKTWVIIFTGELFFRADTLSIGMNMFASLFRDFEIHRLWDGTLLSLGLGRVEMGIVLASLLLVGVVNHFREPQVDVRGVILQKRLPVRWLVYLALIFVVLIFGAYGPGYQEVDLIYAGF is encoded by the coding sequence ATGGCTTATCATGAATCCGTGTATTTTTTAGTATTTTTGCCGGTGGTTCTCATCGGTTATCAGCTTGCACCAAAGCGGGTTCGTTTTGGCGTGTTGCTCTTTTTTAGTTATTGTTTCTATTTTTTGTTCAGCCACAGATTGATTCTATTTTTGGCTGGAGCAACCGGAATCACTTACATAGTTGGAAGACTGGCTGCTACCGGTGAGAAAAAACGCAGAAAAGCGATACTGACAATAGGGGTCTGGCTGCTTCTTGGTATGCTGCTGGTGATGAAATACAGCGGATTTTTTGCAGAGAATCTGAATTTGCTTTTTGGAGCGGCACAGTCGTCGTTGCGTCTTCCGGTGCGGCGTTTCCTGCTGCCGCTTGGTATCTCATTTTACACGCTTTCTGCAATCGGTTACATGGCAGATGTCTACTGGAAGAAGATTGAACCGGAGCGAAACATTGCGAAGCTTGCACTCTTCTTAAGCTTCTTCCCAATCATCATGGAAGGACCAATCTGTATGTACAGTGATACAGCAGATGCACTCACGAAGGGGGAAGATATCCGGAGTGAAAATCTCGTCCGGGGCTATATGCGGATTGGCTGGGGACTCATCAAGAAGGTTGTGATTGCAGACCGTCTGTATGTTGCGGTGCAGACGTTGTTTGACGGGTATGCGTCTTATCACGGAGTGATGATCGTGGTCGCGGCAGTATCCTATACTGTCCAGCTTTATATGGAGTTTTCCGGTTGTATGGATATCGTGATCGGAAGTGCGGAATGCTTTGGCGTGACATTGCCGGAGAATTTTGCACAGCCGTTCGTATCGAAGAATGCATCGGAATTCTGGCGTAGATGGCATATTTCACTTGGCAGATGGTTCAAGACATATATTTTCTATCCGGTTTCCATGTCGAAGCTCACCAGGAAATGGAACCGCTTTGCAAAGAAGCATACGAGTAAATATGTGAAGCTGATGGTTGCTTCCGCAATCGCGTTATTCCCTGTGTGGGTGTGCAACGGACTCTGGCATGGTGCGAACTGGAGTTACCTTTTCTACGGCATGTATTATTTCGTTGTAATCATGATTGAACTGATGTTGGAACCGGCGATGAAGAAGCTTGGCGAAGCATGGAAGATTACCGAAGCTACGACATGGTGGAATGTACTTCGAATTTTGAAAACATGGGTAATCATTTTCACCGGAGAACTGTTTTTCCGGGCGGATACACTGAGCATCGGAATGAATATGTTTGCATCGCTGTTCCGTGATTTTGAGATACACAGGCTCTGGGACGGAACCTTGCTTTCCCTTGGACTTGGCAGAGTGGAGATGGGAATTGTTCTTGCGTCTTTGCTGCTCGTTGGTGTGGTAAACCATTTCCGTGAGCCCCAGGTGGATGTGCGTGGCGTAATCTTACAGAAACGGCTGCCGGTTCGCTGGCTCGTATATCTTGCACTCATCTTTGTCGTGCTTATATTCGGTGCGTACGGACCGGGATATCAGGAGGTGGATCTGATCTATGCAGGCTTCTAA